A genomic stretch from Prochlorococcus marinus str. MIT 9312 includes:
- a CDS encoding Fur family transcriptional regulator: MIKNTGQKKISETMVTNSDITKRQEQLLEELNKCEDELTGQKLHRQLIERGKVMGLTTVYRNLQVLIKHGLIRSRHLPTGEVLYTPVDRDIHHLTCVQCGETSKMEGCPVKDIHTPKTNPKKFQLLFHTLEYFGLCQNCYQAQN, translated from the coding sequence ATGATCAAAAATACGGGACAAAAAAAGATTTCGGAAACAATGGTAACTAATTCTGACATTACCAAAAGACAAGAACAACTTCTTGAAGAACTTAATAAATGCGAGGATGAATTGACTGGTCAAAAGTTGCATAGACAATTGATAGAAAGAGGAAAGGTTATGGGACTGACGACTGTTTACAGGAATCTTCAAGTTCTGATAAAGCATGGCTTAATACGTTCTAGACATCTCCCAACTGGAGAGGTTCTGTACACTCCCGTAGATAGAGATATTCATCATTTGACCTGTGTTCAATGTGGTGAGACATCAAAAATGGAAGGATGCCCGGTAAAAGATATTCATACACCCAAAACAAATCCAAAGAAATTCCAATTGTTGTTTCATACCCTCGAGTATTTCGGGCTTTGCCAAAACTGTTATCAAGCTCAGAATTAA
- a CDS encoding metal ABC transporter permease — MSFINNNWWLVPLIITIFSGILCPAMGTVLITHKRLLQVNLISHCVLPGLALALALGIHPSIGGVISGLLGSVIAESLTNRKSENYEAVMNTILAGMLGFGVLIIPLLGIRIDLEAVLFGDLLTANFGDLLRTIIAFLVFILLMTFGYEKVVYVGLDPEGASASGINVSLLNLALSFTTALVIVSSMSAVGVILVIALLSTPTLLGINKAHSLRIAMMRSSFFGLCISLLGFILSIVFNLSPGPAISVICVASLLIPKLRK, encoded by the coding sequence ATGTCTTTTATTAATAACAACTGGTGGCTGGTTCCATTAATAATAACTATATTCTCCGGGATTTTATGCCCAGCTATGGGAACTGTATTAATCACTCATAAGAGATTATTACAAGTTAATTTAATCTCTCATTGCGTGTTGCCTGGACTTGCTCTCGCACTAGCGCTTGGAATTCACCCCTCAATTGGTGGTGTTATAAGTGGTCTTCTGGGCTCAGTAATTGCGGAAAGTTTAACTAATAGAAAAAGTGAAAATTATGAAGCAGTTATGAATACTATTCTCGCTGGAATGCTTGGGTTTGGGGTCCTTATAATCCCTTTACTCGGAATAAGGATTGATTTGGAGGCAGTATTATTTGGCGATTTATTGACAGCAAATTTTGGAGATTTACTTAGAACAATAATTGCTTTTTTAGTATTTATACTTTTAATGACTTTTGGATATGAAAAGGTTGTTTATGTGGGATTGGATCCAGAAGGTGCATCCGCTAGTGGTATAAACGTTTCTTTATTAAATCTTGCTTTGAGTTTTACGACGGCATTAGTAATTGTTAGTTCAATGTCAGCAGTCGGAGTAATTCTTGTTATTGCTCTTCTTTCTACCCCAACTCTATTAGGGATTAATAAGGCTCATAGTTTAAGAATTGCAATGATGAGGTCTTCATTTTTTGGATTATGCATCTCACTTCTGGGCTTTATTCTCTCTATAGTCTTTAATTTGTCGCCTGGACCTGCAATTAGTGTTATTTGTGTCGCATCTCTTTTGATTCCTAAACTTCGCAAATAA
- a CDS encoding ABC transporter ATP-binding protein, translating into MATLVAENLTFAYAKKSKPVLNKVSVEIKPGTLTALVGPNGAGKSTLLRILQGQNTPDKGEIKIDGENLYRSRALVALMPQRSSMNWKFPITVEKLVSLGQIKYSKSRSNNPFQIKTLLAYPNSWINKCCELEATMQRVGIASLANRRLDSLSGGQQQRALLAKTLMSPAKIFLLDEPCAALDPPAKEDFLKIVRQLADAGLSLLVSSHDWGDSLNNYDQVIVLDKSVLAVGSPDQIKDKLEAINISSINENNFCD; encoded by the coding sequence ATGGCTACTTTAGTCGCTGAAAATTTAACCTTTGCATACGCAAAAAAAAGTAAGCCAGTTTTGAATAAGGTATCGGTTGAGATTAAACCTGGAACTCTAACAGCGTTAGTTGGCCCAAACGGCGCAGGTAAATCAACTCTTTTGAGAATTTTGCAAGGACAAAATACTCCAGATAAAGGCGAAATAAAAATTGACGGTGAAAATTTATATAGATCTAGAGCTCTTGTCGCACTTATGCCTCAAAGAAGTTCTATGAATTGGAAGTTCCCCATTACAGTTGAAAAATTGGTATCTCTTGGTCAAATAAAGTATTCAAAATCAAGAAGTAATAACCCATTTCAAATTAAGACTCTTCTAGCATATCCTAATTCTTGGATTAATAAATGTTGTGAATTAGAGGCGACAATGCAGAGAGTAGGCATTGCAAGTTTGGCTAATAGAAGACTCGATTCTCTTTCAGGAGGACAGCAGCAAAGAGCTCTATTAGCAAAAACTCTTATGTCCCCGGCAAAAATATTTCTTTTAGATGAACCTTGTGCAGCTTTGGACCCACCTGCAAAGGAAGATTTTCTTAAAATTGTTCGTCAACTTGCGGATGCGGGACTTTCTTTGCTCGTAAGTAGCCATGATTGGGGCGATTCTTTAAATAACTATGATCAAGTTATCGTTCTTGATAAAAGTGTTTTGGCAGTTGGTAGTCCTGACCAAATAAAAGATAAATTAGAGGCAATAAACATTAGCTCTATAAACGAAAATAATTTCTGTGATTAG